GGTTTTAGAGCGAAGGCGCGGCACTTCGATGCAGGCAAAACCGGACGAGCTGGTGCCTCAGTTGGGTACAGTTTTACGAGACATCCGACGGTAGGTGCGACGGGAACCCACGTCCTGCGTGCACGTTCTCTCGGGGCTGTCTTGCGAAGTCGTCTCGACGGAGAATGCCTCACAGGGGTGCGGTCTATGGGCTTGTGAGTCATGCTGAGCGTATGAGGCTTCTGGGATATACGCGGGTGAGCACGGCGACGCAGGATGCGCAGCTGCAAGTCGATGCGCTGGTGGAGGCCGGGGTGCAAGAACGGGACGTGTTCTCCGATGTGACCTCGGGTAGCCGGGTCGCGATCGAGCGGCCGGGGATGAAGCGGCTGCTGGACTACGCCCAGGACGGTGACACGGTGGTGGTCTGGCGCATCGACCGGCTCGGCCGGTCCCTCATCGATGTCCTGAACACGGTCACGCTGCTGCGCGGCCAGGGCATGAAGATCCGATCGGTCTCCGACGGGATCGACCCGGAGACGACGTCGGGCCGGATGATGCTGGGCATGCTCGCCACCCTGGCCGAGTACGAGCGCGAGCTGATCACCGAACGGGTCAATGCCGGGATCGCCGCGGCGAAGCAGAATGGCACCCGCTTTGGCCGGCCTCCGGTCGACCCGGCTGTGATCGCGGAGAAGCTCGAGATCGCGGGCGATGCCCGCGCGAAGGGCCGTACCGCCGAGGATGCCGCTCGACTCGTCGGCTGGTCGCGGGCGACGCTCTATCGCCACCAGCAGGCGGCCCGCGCCCGCGAGGCCGTCGCCGAGCAGGCGTGAAATGGACGGGCCAGCGCGATGGCGCATCCTCCGGCTGCACGTCGAGGACGGTAT
The sequence above is a segment of the Micrococcus endophyticus genome. Coding sequences within it:
- a CDS encoding recombinase family protein, translating into MRLLGYTRVSTATQDAQLQVDALVEAGVQERDVFSDVTSGSRVAIERPGMKRLLDYAQDGDTVVVWRIDRLGRSLIDVLNTVTLLRGQGMKIRSVSDGIDPETTSGRMMLGMLATLAEYERELITERVNAGIAAAKQNGTRFGRPPVDPAVIAEKLEIAGDARAKGRTAEDAARLVGWSRATLYRHQQAARAREAVAEQA